The Triticum aestivum cultivar Chinese Spring chromosome 3A, IWGSC CS RefSeq v2.1, whole genome shotgun sequence genome includes a region encoding these proteins:
- the LOC123056966 gene encoding cytochrome P450 81Q32-like, with translation MSLEAREFKQVVDEIIPLIGAANVWDYLPVMRWLDVSGVRSRILATVSRRDAFLHRLIDAERPRMDEGEKKSMIAVLLTLQKTEPELYTDQMIIALCAVIIVIGTETTSSTWAMSLLLNHPAALKKAQAEIDASIGTSRMVTADNVPRLSYLQCIINETLRLYPAAPLLLPHESSIDCKVGGYEVPSGTMLIVNAYALHRDPAVWEDPTVFRPERFKDGKGDGLLLMPFGMGRRRCPGEALALQTVGVVLGTLVQCFDWDRVDGVEVDMTEGVGITMPKAVALEAVCRPRAAMRDVLQIKLLGISYVQ, from the exons ATGTCCCTGGAGGCGCGGGAGTTTAAGCAGGTGGTGGACGAGATCATCCCGCTCATCGGCGCGGCCAATGTGTGGGACTACCTGCCGGTGATGCGGTGGCTCGACGTGTCCGGCGTGAGGAGCAGGATCCTGGCCACGGTGAGCAGGAGGGACGCCTTCCTCCACCGGCTCATCGACGCCGAGCGGCCGAGGATGGACGAGGGCGAGAAGAAGAGCATGATCGCCGTGCTCCTCACTCTGCAGAAGACGGAGCCGGAGCTGTACACTGATCAGATGATCATCGCTCTGTGTGCGGTAA TCATTGTGATAGGAACGGAGACCACCTCAAGCACATGGGCGATGTCGCTCCTACTGAACCACCCGGCGGCGCTGAAGAAGGCACAGGCCGAGATCGACGCGTCCATCGGGACCTCCCGCATGGTCACCGCTGACAACGTGCCCCGCCTCAGCTACCTCCAGTGCATCATCAATGAGACGCTACGCCTGTACCCGGcggcgccgctgctgctgccgcacgAGTCCTCCATCGACTGCAAGGTCGGCGGCTACGAGGTGCCGAGCGGCACCATGCTGATCGTGAACGCGTACGCCCTCCACAGGGACCCGGCTGTATGGGAGGACCCGACGGTGTTCCGCCCGGAGCGGTTCAAGGACGGCAAGGGCGATGGGCTGCTGCTGATGCCCTTCGGGATGGGGCGGCGGAGGTGCCCCGGCGAGGCGCTGGCGCTGCAGACGGTCGGGGTGGTTCTTGGGACGCTGGTGCAGTGCTTTGACTGGGACCGGGTGGACGGCGTGGAGGTGGACATGACGGAGGGGGTGGGGATCACCATGCCCAAGGCCGTGGCTTTGGAGGCCGTGTGTAGGCCACGCGCGGCCATGCGTGATGTTCTTCAGATCAAACTTCTTGGCATCTCATATGTACAGTAG